The following proteins are encoded in a genomic region of Flammeovirga pectinis:
- a CDS encoding HepT-like ribonuclease domain-containing protein, producing MDNKTLKWLFDIKIAIEEIESYFSDIPKDFFVYRENIMLKRAIERDLEIIGEAMNRIIKSTPLIQDQITSAKSVIGLRNQVIHAYDNISDEMIWSVLIKHLPILKKEIEVLINDFNISKK from the coding sequence ATGGATAACAAAACATTAAAATGGTTGTTTGATATAAAGATTGCAATAGAAGAAATTGAATCTTATTTTTCAGACATACCTAAAGATTTTTTTGTTTATCGTGAAAATATAATGTTAAAAAGAGCAATTGAACGAGATTTGGAAATTATTGGTGAAGCAATGAATCGGATTATAAAATCAACTCCTTTAATTCAAGATCAAATAACAAGTGCTAAATCAGTAATTGGCTTGAGAAATCAAGTTATTCATGCTTATGATAATATTTCAGATGAAATGATTTGGTCTGTTTTAATAAAGCATCTGCCTATTCTTAAGAAAGAAATTGAAGTTCTTATTAATGATTTTAATATTTCAAAGAAATAA